The Salvia miltiorrhiza cultivar Shanhuang (shh) chromosome 1, IMPLAD_Smil_shh, whole genome shotgun sequence genome has a window encoding:
- the LOC130987847 gene encoding protein TIFY 10A-like has product MASFEIVDSGRFAGGRSNFSQTCNLLSQYLKEKGSFGELTLGLTPSSEIKGVPTETMNLLSVIESSGSRNPHSPAAAAFPGGKNETQDISKVETAPLTIFYAGQVIVFNDFPADKAQEILALASKLSAAQTHPNAAFAPPHAVQSPAESASSVPNFVSAQPALDSDLPIARKNSLARFLEKRRDRITANAPYPAVRKATPPPPKAEAWLGLGP; this is encoded by the exons ATGGCTTCCTTTGAGATTGTCGATTCCGGCAGATTTGCCGGCGGCAGGTCTAATTTCTCGCAGACCTGCAACCTTTTGAGCCAGTATTTGAAGGAGAAGGGCAGCTTTGGCGAGCTCACGCTTGGCTTGACTCCTAGCTCCGAAATCAAAG GGGTTCCTACGGAGACGATGAATTTGCTGTCGGTGATCGAGAGTTCCGGCTCCAGAAACCCCCactcgccggcggcggcggcttttCCTGGCGGTAAAAACGAGACACAGGATATATCGAAGGTGGAGACTGCGCCGTTGACGATATTCTACGCCGGGCAGGTCATAGTTTTCAACGACTTTCCGGCGGATAAAGCGCAGGAGATCTTAGCGTTAGCTAGCAAGTTGAGCGCCGCCCAGACCCACCCCAACGCCGCCTTTGCTCCGCCCCATGCCGTCCAGAGCCCCGCCGAGTCCGCCTCCAGCGTTCCTAACTTTGTGTCAGCCCAGCCGGCTCTTGATTCTG ATTTACCCATTGCCAGGAAAAACTCGTTGGCCCGGTTCTTGGAGAAGAGGCGAGACAGGATCACCGCAAATGCGCCGTACCCAGCCGTAAGAAAGgcaacgccgccgcctccgaaGGCGGAGGCGTGGCTCGGATTGGGTCCGTAG